Genomic DNA from Segatella copri:
CTATGTAGCCATCGGCATTTCGGCTTTCGTAGCCACCCTGATAGCCTGGTTGACCTCATTCCTTTCGCTCAACCCATCTATTGCCGAAGCGCTTCCAGCCTTCATGCATTCAGATACCCCTTGGCATCCGCTGATGGCGTGTGCCCTCTTCATCGTGCCGGGAGTTCCACTCATCAACTTTGTGTGCGATATGCTCGACGGATATATTGAGGTGGGAATGGTTCGTGCCCTGAACACCCTGCTGATGATCTTCGCGATGGCTTTCGGTATCGCCTTCGCTATCCAGGTTTGCCATATCGACAACTTTGTGAAGGATCTTACGATGACTCCTCATCACGAATACTGGGAGTTTGCCATAGCAGCTGCCGTATCGGCCATGGGTTTCTCTACCATCTTCAGCATACCTCGCCGTCTGTTGCCGGTTGTAGCCGTGGGCGGTATCATCGCCGTATGCTTCCGCAATTTCGTCAATCTGGGTCCATCTAACGGCAACATCGGTCTCGACATGGGTCTGAGCATCGGTTCGCTTGCCGGTTCTGCGCTCATCAGCATCATTGTGATCAAGGCGCGCCATTGGTTCCATACCCCTCACCAATGCATCACCATTCCTAGCGTTATCCCAATGGTACCGGGAGTTCTGATGTATCGCGCCCTCTTTGCCTTCATCGACATTCATGGCGTGATAGGCGAAGTAACCGTGGGTATGAACAACCTCATCAAGGCTTCGCTCGCCATCATCTGCATCGCCCTGGGTGTGGCAATTCCAAACGTATTCTTCCGCCGTTTCATCGCCGACAACCGCAAGCGCAAGCTGCTTGCCATGCTGGTAGAAAGAAAGAAGAAGAATGGCGAATTCGTAGATTTGCACGAAGTAGAAATCAAATAATCATCTGGTTGGAAATCTGATTTTCATCGGATGATAACCGGATAAAAAGAAGTAGAGATGCGATAAAACATCATTTTATTCTTCCCCAAAAGAGGATATTAAAATAAATGTTTTATCTTTGCACCCAAATTTAGCTATCGGTTATTTCTATAGCCGATAGCTTCAATAAAGGAACAATATGGAAATACGACAACTGAAATATTTCTTGAAGGTAGCCGAGACGCTCAACTTCTCAGAAGCTTCGCGCAAGTTATACATCACCCAGAGTACCCTCTCACAACAGATTTCGCATCTGGAACAGGAGATTGGTCTGCCCCTCTTCGAGCGCAATTCTCATGAGGTTTACCTCACAGAGGCGGGCAAGGAATTGAGACCTTACGCCCAAAACGCGGTCAATTCTGCCGAAGCCTGTGTAGACCACATGAACGATCTGAAGGAAATGCTTACAGGCGAACTGAACATCGGCGTAACGTTCTCCTTCAGCAACATCATGTCCGAGACGCTCATCGCCTTTCTCCACGCCTATCCTCATGTAAAGCTCAACATCCAATACCGCACCATGCAGGAACTGATGGACGGACTGAAGAAGCGCGAACTCGACCTCGTTCTGGCTTTCAAGCCTCTGAAGAACGAAAAGGCGGTAGACAGCCGAGCTATTTTCAGCAACCGTCTTGCCGCCATCGTGAACGTGAATCATCCGCTGGCGCGCCTTTCATCGGTCAAGCTTTCCGATCTGGAGCGTTACGACCTCATCCTTCCTTGCAAGGGTCTGCAGGCACGCAACGCCTTTGATCACATGGTAGAGGGCAAAGATTTGAACTACAAGATTATGGTAGAGGTGAATAATGTAAACATCATCTTCGACCTTCTGAGCCGCAGCAATCTGGTGACCATTCTCTCCGAATCGACCACCATTCTGCAGAACGGCATGAAGGCGATTCCTATCGATGCTGCCGACAACGAAATGGATGGCTGCATCCACATTCTGAAAGATGCTTACATGAAAAACTCAGCCCAGGAGTTCATCCGCATGCTGAGCCAGAGCACCAGCATCCTCGCCAACTTTGCGCTGAAGGATATCCTGAGATAATCATCTTAACGCCTGGCGGCTCGCGAGCCTATTTGCTTGCGGCTAGAACAGATAAAAAAATCCTCGTTCGAGTTCTTTTTCGAGCGAGGATTTTTTCTTCTTTTTACCTTTATGGGGACCAGCGATGGAATCGCTGGGAACGGGGGACGCAAGGGGGCTTTTTACCCTTTTACTTTTTTACCTTTTTACCCTTTCTTTCTTGCGATGATAATCGTTACACCTGCCAGGATGGCGAGGATGCCGAAGGCAAGCTGAAGGGAGAAACTCTCGCCGAAAATGCAGACGCCGATGATTACCGCCGTTACAGGCTCCAGGGCTCCCATGATGGCGGCTGGCGTGCTGCCGATGAGATTGATGGAGATGGTCATGAAGAAAAGCGACAATACCGTTGGCAACAAAGCCAGCTGGGCAGCACAGAGCCATTGTTTAGGTGTTTGAAGCATCTGTATCGGCTCGCCTGCAATAAACGAATAGACAAACATCGTAAGCAGTCCGAAGACTAATATATAAAAGGTAAACTTGATGTTCGACATGCCCGGATTCTTCCATTGGTTGATGGAGATGATGTAAAGGGCATAGAGCAGGGATGAACACATGACGAGGGCAAAACCCGCCGTGCTCAACTTATCGTTTCCATCGCCCTGATAGAGCAATCCTACTCCCGATACCGCCAGAAGAATGGCAAGCGAGGTAGACCACGTTACCTTCTCGTGGAAGAAGACCGTCATCAGGATGGCCGTCATAATAGGATAAACGAAGAGGATGGTGCTGGCAATACCTGCCGCCATATAATGGAAACTGACATAAAGCGTAGCTGATGAGAGCGAAAACATGCAGCCCAGCACGCCAAGACGAATCAGATGTCCCCACTTCACCTTGAAACTCTCCTTGCGAAACAGCATCACCACGGCAAACATCAGTACCGCCAAGAGATAACGATAGATGAGTACAGAACTGGAATTGAATCCGTCGCCATAGAGTTCGAGCGTGCCCAAAGGATTGGTACCATAACATACTGCGGCAACAATGCCCGCCGCAAAGCCTTTAACTTTATTACTGCTTCTCATTAGATTAAATACTATTTTTTCTTATACTTCTTGTTATCTATCTATTTCGGGCTACAAAGTTACAGCAAATATTCGAGATAAGCTAACAAAATCGTATAAATATATTGTAATATCTGAGAAAAAACGCTCTTTTCTTGTGCTTTACGAAAATAAATTGTACCTTTGCAATATCTTTGAAAAAAGATAATCAGATGAAACATTAAAAACTAAACAAAAGAATTAATAACAATGGAACAGATTAAGAATGATCAGCTCACACTTGAGATTTCATCTCTCGGAGCAGAACTTCAGAGCATCAAGGATGCTAATGGTAATGAATATCTCTGGGATGGCGACGAGAAATACTGGAACCGCCACTCTCCTATCCTCTTCCCTATCGTATGCGGATTGTGGAAAGACACTTATCGCACAGAGGGTAAGGAGTATCACCTTCCTCGCCATGGTTTCGCACGCGATACAGAGTTCAAACTCGTTGGCAAGACTGCCGACCGCCTCACCTTCGCGCTCATCGACAACGAAGAGACTCAGAAGAACTATCCTTACCACTTCAACCTTGCCATTTCTTACCGCCTGCAGGGCAACGAGATTCATGTCATCTGGCACGTAGAGAATACCGACGACAAGGAAATCTTCTTCCAGATTGGCGGTCACCCAGCATTCATGGTTCCTGGCTGCAAGAAGGGCGAAGAAATGAAGGCTACCCTGAAACTCGACAACGAGGCTCCTGTTCGTCTCTATGGTAACGTAGGCGGATGCATCGACCGTCAGGCTAAGGAAACCGTAGAAACCGACAAGGGTATCTGGGAAGTAAACGAGGAGACTTTCGCAGAAGATGCTGTTATCTTCGACAAGAGTCAGGTTAAGCAGGTGAGCATTCTCAACGAGCAGGGCGAACCTCATGTAACCCTCGAGTTCAAGACTCCAGCCGTAGGTATCTGGAACCCAACAGGCAAGCACGCTCCATTCATCTGCATCGAGCCATGGTATGGTTTGAGCGACTGGGCTGAATATGATGGCGAGTTTAAGGACAAGTATCTGATGAACCGTCTGCAGCCAGGTGCAAGTTTCATGAGTGAGTATATCATCAGAATAGAGAAATAATGGAAGAAAAAGACAATTTGCAACTCCCCGAGAACGCATTCCGCGAACTGAAAGACGGGGAGGAATATAAGCCGCTGATGTCGCCTGACAAGGTTTATCCTGAGGTGAACGGATGGTCGGTTACATGGGGTATCGTGATGGCAGTCATCTTCTCTGCCGCCGCAGCCTATCTGGGCTTGAAGGTGGGTCAGGTGTTCGAGGCTGCCATCCCTATCGCCATCATCGCCGTGGGCGTAAGTACCGCTACCAAGCGTAGCAAGGCGCTGGGCGAGAATGTCATCATCCAGAGCATCGGAGCCTGTTCGGGTGCTGTGGTGGCAGGAGCCATCTTTACCCTGCCAGCCATCTACATCCTGCAGGCTAAATACCCGGAAATGACTACTTCGTTTATGAAGATTTTCATGGCTTCTGCCTTGGGAGGTGTGTTGGGAATCCTGTTCCTCATTCCTTTCCGCAAATACTTCGTAAGCGATATGCATGGTAAGTATCCATTCCCTGAAGCTACGGCTACCACACAGGTACTGGTAAGCGGAGCCAAGGGTGGCGACCAGGCTAAGCCGCTGCTCATAGCCGGACTGGTGGGTGGTCTTTACGACTTTATCGTAGCCAGCCTGGGATGGTGGAACGAGAATTTCACATCGCGTGTGGTAAGTCTGGGATGCGACCTGGCTGACAAGGCGAAACTCGTGTTCAAGGTGAATACAGGTGCTGCCGTATTAGGTCTGGGTTACATCATCGGATTGAAGTATGCCTTCTTCACCTGTCTGGGTTCGCTCGTAGTATGGTGGCTGATAGTTCCGGGCATGAGCGTTATCTTCCATGATAGCGTGCTGAGCGCCTGGGATCCTAGCATCGTGAAGACCGTGGGCGCCATGAGTCCGGAGGAAATCTTCCGTGCCTACGCCCGCAGCATCGGTATCGGCGGTATCGCCATGGCGGGTATCATCGGCATCATCAAAAGCTGGGGCATCATCAAGAGCGCCGTAGGACTGGCTGCCAAGGAGCTGAAGGGCAAGAGCGATGTAGATGAGAACGTGAAGCGCACCCAACGCGATATCTCTTTCAAGATTATCGCCATCGGTTCGCTCGTTACCATCCTCGTAACCTTCCTCTTCTTCTGGTTTGGCGTGATGGAGGGCAACCTTCTCTTCGCCATTATCGCCATCCTGCTCGTAGCTGTCATCGCCTTCCTCTTTACTACCGTAGCGGCTAATGCCATCGCTATCGTGGGTTCAAACCCTGTTTCGGGAATGACCCTGATGACGCTCATCTTCGCCTCTGTGGTGATGGTGGCTGTAGGTCTGAAAGGTCCTGGCGGCATGCTGGCTGCCCTGATTATGGGTGGTGTGGTTTGTACAGCCCTCTCGGTAGCAGGTTCGTTTATTACCGACCTGAAGATTGGTTACTGGCTGGGAACAACTCCTAAGAAACAGGAAGGATGGAAGTTCCTCGGTACCCTGGTGAGTGCGGCTACCGTGGGCGGCGTGATGATGCTGCTGAACGAGACTTACGGATTCGCATCAGGTTCGCTTGCTGCTCCTCAGGCTAATGCGATGGCTGCGGTCATCGACCCTTTGATGAATGGCGTGGGCGCTCCTTGGGTGCTCTATGGTATCGGAGCCGTAATAGCCATCGTGCTGACTTATTTCAAGATTCCTGCCCTGGCTTTCGCTCTGGGTATGTTCATTCCGCTGGAACTGAACGTTCCTCTGCTCGTGGGTGGCGCCATCAACTGGTATGTTACTTCGCGCAGCAAGGATGCCAAGGTGAACAGCGAACGTGGTGAGAAGGGAACGCTCATCGCCAGCGGTTTCATCGCCGGTGGAGCCCTGATGGGTGTGGTTAGCGCCCTTCTGAAGTTTGGCGGTATCGAGGTAAGCATCGCCGACAGCTGGTGGGTAAATCCGATGTCTGAGGTTTGTTCGCTCCTGGCTTACATCTGCCTCATCGGTTTCTTTATCAGAGCCACAAAGAAATAAAGAATAGGACAACCCCTATTTATAATAAAAGACAATCGCCTGGATGCATCTGAGCACCCAGGCGATTTTTTATTCTATCCGAATAGTTCTTTTATCCTACGATTCCGCAGCCACGAAATCCATCGGCTTGACGCCAAACTGCTTCTGGAAACACTTGGCAAAATAGCTAGGACTGCTGAAACCTACCATATAGCTGATTTCGCTGATGCGGTAGTTTCCTTCTTTCAGGAGCTGTGCGCCCTTCTTCAGTTTCACGAGCTGGATCATCTCATTTGGCGTAACATCGGCAAGACCGCGAATCTTATTAAAGAGCGACGAGCGGCTCATGCCCATCTTCTCGGCAAGGAACGCCACGTTGAGTTCCGGATTTGCCACATTCTCTTCGATAATATTCGACATCTTCTCCAGGAACGCATTATCAACCTGAGTTGGAGCAATCTCTGCTATCGGCTCAAGCGGAGTATGCGAGAACTTACTCCTCAACAGACGGCGCATCTCGAGAAGCTGTCTTACGCTCGCCTCAAGATACTTCATCGAGAACGGCTTTTCTATGTAAACATCAGCTCCACAGTTCATACTCTCCGTCTTTGACGCATCATCGGTCTTTGCCGTGAGCATTACGAATGGGAGATGAGAGTATTCTGAATTCTCACGCACCCTACGGCAGAACTCCGGACCGTCCATCTCAGGCATCATCCAGTCACTTATGATGAGCGAAACCGGATGCTTCTCCAGTTTTCGGAGTGCATCCTTTCCGTTGTCGGCTGTATAAACCGTATACATTTTCTCGAAATGAGCCTTCACAAACTGGCGCATGTCTTCATCATCATCCACAATCAGCATCGCCGGTTTTACCGGTTCACGAAGTGGACTGACAACAGCCTCGCCTGCCTTTTCAGAACCCTGTTCAGCCAGAGATGCATCTGTCAGCAGACTTTCCTCTGCGGCAGCCTCTTCTTCCTTCACCATTTCATCCGCCTTCTCTACCACAGCATCCAGCTGGTTGAGCGGCAGGGTTACGATAAAGGTAGAGCCCTTGCCTACTTCCGATTCTACATTTACCATACCATGATGAGCCTCAACGAGATTCTTCACGATATTGAGACCGATTCCGGTTCCCGGCTTGTTATCTCGTGCCTGATAGAAGGCTCCGAAGATTTTCTTCTTCTCGTCAGGACTGATTCCCAATCCGTTGTCTTCTACCTCGATGCGGAAATGGGTTCCATCCTCCAGCAGGCGGCAGGACAGGCGCACATAATCCTCCGTATATTTCAAGGCGTTGGTCATCAGATTGCTGATTACCTTGGTAACCGCCTCCTGGTCTATCATCGCCACGAGATCATCGGCTGGATAATCTACCTTGAAACGGATGCTTTTCTGCTCGAAGGTAGGAGCAAAACGCTCAGCCACAGCATGCATCAGTTTTGAAATGTTATTCAAGCGGAAATGAACCTGCATGCCCTTCTGCTGCACCTTGTTGAAATCGAGCAGCTGATTGACGAGCAGGAGCAAACGCTGGGCGTTACGATCGATAACAGAAAGCGTCTGCGTGATAGTCTCACCATCAGAAAGTTTTCCGGAAACCTGTTTCCAATGCTCTTTCAGACTCTCCAAAGGTCCGATGATAAGCGTTACCGGCGTACGGATTTCATGGGCAATCATCGTAAAGAACTGCAGGCGGGCGTCTCTCATCTCCTGATCCTGCTTGCGCTCCAACTGGTCGAGTTCTTCCTGATGGCGACGCTTCTCACGCTTCAACCGGCTCTGTGTGAACCAATAGATTGCGTAACCGATAAGCAGAAGATACAGAATCTTGGCTGGTAAAGACCACCAGAACGGCGGATGAACCACAATCTGCAGTTTTGCCTCATTCTTCGACCATACGCCATCATTATTGGTTGCCTTAACCAGGAAGGTATAGGTTCCGGCAGGAAGGTTGGTATAGTTGGCACGATGCTCATGGGTATAAACCCAATCCTTGTCGATTCCTTCGAGCTTGTAAGCATACTGGTTCTTCTCAGGCGATACATAGCTCAAGGCTGCAAACGAGATATTGATAGTATTCTCATTATGAGACAGATTAAGTTCTGTAGCATGACTCAGAGATTTATCCAACTGGTCGCTTCCCGCCTCTATCGGCTTTCCGAAGAGTTCTACCGAGGTAATTGCCACAGGAGGAGCTACCTGGTTAATCTTGACGAGATATGGATAGAAACAGTTGAAACCTCTTGTCGAACCGAAATAGATTCTGCCGTCAGAAGCCAGGAGTCCGGCATTTGGCATAAACTCGTTGCAGGTGAGTCCGTCATATTTATTGAATAGCTGGACAGGTTCACCCGGCGTATATTTCACAATTCCCTTGCTTGTAGAAATCCACATTACTCCCTGCGAAATTACAAGGCTCGTGAAATCCTGACTAGGCGCATCGATGGAGATACGGCGGAAGATACCTTTAGAAGGCAGGAATTCGCAGAGTCCGTCGCCGGTTGCAGCATAGAGCTGCCCCTTTTCGCCAATAGTCAGACAGTTCACCTGATCACTCACCAGCGAAGTAGAATCATTCTCTACATGTTTATATTGTTTCCAGGCATTATTCTTACCCAAGCGCCACAAGCCACCTCCCTGGGTAGCAAACCATACGTTGCCCTGAGGATCTTCCTTGATATCGATGGTAAGCGACTTGAACGACTTGATTCTTCTGAACTTCTGCTGACCTTCGTCGAAAAGACTGGCTCCATCCATCGAAGCCGCCCACAGCCGGTTCTTCCTGTCGCGATAAATACAATAGGCATTACTTCCCGAAACCATTCCATCGGTTTGGAAAATCTGCTGCGCTCCGGTAGCCATATTCATTCTGATGACACCATTACCATAGGTTCCCACCCACAGATCGTTTTCATCAGCAAAGAGCGCATGAACATTATACTTGCCCATAGCCGCCTTGCCCGGATAAGGAACAAAACTGTTGGTCTGGGGATTGAAGCAGTCGAGTCCGGCATCATCGGTAGCTATCCAGATGCGATGCTGCTGGTCTTCGAAGAATCTTCCTACCACATTACCGCGCAATCCCCCCTGGCGGGCTGAGTAAGCACGGAAACGTTCTTC
This window encodes:
- a CDS encoding threonine/serine exporter ThrE family protein — protein: MTEKELKTCACVEDNCNCKEIAESELRRKLDLLLRTGSILMESAADTSRIMRTMKRAAAFLGLDERYMHLYINWNVLMVNYSDEEHSFSKFQRCEKHGINLTSISQVSKLTWKAIKENYSLEQYEQALNDIKATPRSFTPWQVAIGGGFACGGFCIQFGCDWPAFFFCSLAAILGFRLRMFLPTKGCNNYVAIGISAFVATLIAWLTSFLSLNPSIAEALPAFMHSDTPWHPLMACALFIVPGVPLINFVCDMLDGYIEVGMVRALNTLLMIFAMAFGIAFAIQVCHIDNFVKDLTMTPHHEYWEFAIAAAVSAMGFSTIFSIPRRLLPVVAVGGIIAVCFRNFVNLGPSNGNIGLDMGLSIGSLAGSALISIIVIKARHWFHTPHQCITIPSVIPMVPGVLMYRALFAFIDIHGVIGEVTVGMNNLIKASLAIICIALGVAIPNVFFRRFIADNRKRKLLAMLVERKKKNGEFVDLHEVEIK
- a CDS encoding LysR family transcriptional regulator; translation: MEIRQLKYFLKVAETLNFSEASRKLYITQSTLSQQISHLEQEIGLPLFERNSHEVYLTEAGKELRPYAQNAVNSAEACVDHMNDLKEMLTGELNIGVTFSFSNIMSETLIAFLHAYPHVKLNIQYRTMQELMDGLKKRELDLVLAFKPLKNEKAVDSRAIFSNRLAAIVNVNHPLARLSSVKLSDLERYDLILPCKGLQARNAFDHMVEGKDLNYKIMVEVNNVNIIFDLLSRSNLVTILSESTTILQNGMKAIPIDAADNEMDGCIHILKDAYMKNSAQEFIRMLSQSTSILANFALKDILR
- a CDS encoding DMT family transporter codes for the protein MRSSNKVKGFAAGIVAAVCYGTNPLGTLELYGDGFNSSSVLIYRYLLAVLMFAVVMLFRKESFKVKWGHLIRLGVLGCMFSLSSATLYVSFHYMAAGIASTILFVYPIMTAILMTVFFHEKVTWSTSLAILLAVSGVGLLYQGDGNDKLSTAGFALVMCSSLLYALYIISINQWKNPGMSNIKFTFYILVFGLLTMFVYSFIAGEPIQMLQTPKQWLCAAQLALLPTVLSLFFMTISINLIGSTPAAIMGALEPVTAVIIGVCIFGESFSLQLAFGILAILAGVTIIIARKKG
- a CDS encoding aldose 1-epimerase family protein, coding for MEQIKNDQLTLEISSLGAELQSIKDANGNEYLWDGDEKYWNRHSPILFPIVCGLWKDTYRTEGKEYHLPRHGFARDTEFKLVGKTADRLTFALIDNEETQKNYPYHFNLAISYRLQGNEIHVIWHVENTDDKEIFFQIGGHPAFMVPGCKKGEEMKATLKLDNEAPVRLYGNVGGCIDRQAKETVETDKGIWEVNEETFAEDAVIFDKSQVKQVSILNEQGEPHVTLEFKTPAVGIWNPTGKHAPFICIEPWYGLSDWAEYDGEFKDKYLMNRLQPGASFMSEYIIRIEK
- a CDS encoding OPT family oligopeptide transporter; the encoded protein is MEEKDNLQLPENAFRELKDGEEYKPLMSPDKVYPEVNGWSVTWGIVMAVIFSAAAAYLGLKVGQVFEAAIPIAIIAVGVSTATKRSKALGENVIIQSIGACSGAVVAGAIFTLPAIYILQAKYPEMTTSFMKIFMASALGGVLGILFLIPFRKYFVSDMHGKYPFPEATATTQVLVSGAKGGDQAKPLLIAGLVGGLYDFIVASLGWWNENFTSRVVSLGCDLADKAKLVFKVNTGAAVLGLGYIIGLKYAFFTCLGSLVVWWLIVPGMSVIFHDSVLSAWDPSIVKTVGAMSPEEIFRAYARSIGIGGIAMAGIIGIIKSWGIIKSAVGLAAKELKGKSDVDENVKRTQRDISFKIIAIGSLVTILVTFLFFWFGVMEGNLLFAIIAILLVAVIAFLFTTVAANAIAIVGSNPVSGMTLMTLIFASVVMVAVGLKGPGGMLAALIMGGVVCTALSVAGSFITDLKIGYWLGTTPKKQEGWKFLGTLVSAATVGGVMMLLNETYGFASGSLAAPQANAMAAVIDPLMNGVGAPWVLYGIGAVIAIVLTYFKIPALAFALGMFIPLELNVPLLVGGAINWYVTSRSKDAKVNSERGEKGTLIASGFIAGGALMGVVSALLKFGGIEVSIADSWWVNPMSEVCSLLAYICLIGFFIRATKK
- a CDS encoding hybrid sensor histidine kinase/response regulator transcription factor, with protein sequence MRKISILMVSVLCMMMPVGGEAQVPTAFVSKGTTDIQAQPHTITQTSSGAQWARVDPMVRSITMDDGLPSNSVRSVVQGSKGYMWFGTDNGLCRFDGYDVKTYYNPFTTVDQYVSALTACEEGLLVGCNNGAYLFSYETDRFQKLSDKITAPVLNFSLDGDQNVWISTNGQGVFRYNRTTHELHQYPMKNIQGIVQCMLVDANNQVWMLSNHSKASIYHLNKSTDQFEAFPVKGDANKFYGLAMLASPDGNIYVGTWDNGLFKLNADGSAEQLISGTLSNAVHHIHQLYNNGNKYILIASDDGLVQYDIQNRSWRMLSEVNNPSRSTSERFVYGIAGDNEGGIWVTTFYGGVSYLPSTSIEERFRAYSARQGGLRGNVVGRFFEDQQHRIWIATDDAGLDCFNPQTNSFVPYPGKAAMGKYNVHALFADENDLWVGTYGNGVIRMNMATGAQQIFQTDGMVSGSNAYCIYRDRKNRLWAASMDGASLFDEGQQKFRRIKSFKSLTIDIKEDPQGNVWFATQGGGLWRLGKNNAWKQYKHVENDSTSLVSDQVNCLTIGEKGQLYAATGDGLCEFLPSKGIFRRISIDAPSQDFTSLVISQGVMWISTSKGIVKYTPGEPVQLFNKYDGLTCNEFMPNAGLLASDGRIYFGSTRGFNCFYPYLVKINQVAPPVAITSVELFGKPIEAGSDQLDKSLSHATELNLSHNENTINISFAALSYVSPEKNQYAYKLEGIDKDWVYTHEHRANYTNLPAGTYTFLVKATNNDGVWSKNEAKLQIVVHPPFWWSLPAKILYLLLIGYAIYWFTQSRLKREKRRHQEELDQLERKQDQEMRDARLQFFTMIAHEIRTPVTLIIGPLESLKEHWKQVSGKLSDGETITQTLSVIDRNAQRLLLLVNQLLDFNKVQQKGMQVHFRLNNISKLMHAVAERFAPTFEQKSIRFKVDYPADDLVAMIDQEAVTKVISNLMTNALKYTEDYVRLSCRLLEDGTHFRIEVEDNGLGISPDEKKKIFGAFYQARDNKPGTGIGLNIVKNLVEAHHGMVNVESEVGKGSTFIVTLPLNQLDAVVEKADEMVKEEEAAAEESLLTDASLAEQGSEKAGEAVVSPLREPVKPAMLIVDDDEDMRQFVKAHFEKMYTVYTADNGKDALRKLEKHPVSLIISDWMMPEMDGPEFCRRVRENSEYSHLPFVMLTAKTDDASKTESMNCGADVYIEKPFSMKYLEASVRQLLEMRRLLRSKFSHTPLEPIAEIAPTQVDNAFLEKMSNIIEENVANPELNVAFLAEKMGMSRSSLFNKIRGLADVTPNEMIQLVKLKKGAQLLKEGNYRISEISYMVGFSSPSYFAKCFQKQFGVKPMDFVAAES